The Rhododendron vialii isolate Sample 1 chromosome 5a, ASM3025357v1 genome contains a region encoding:
- the LOC131327215 gene encoding disease resistance protein RPV1-like yields MSATKSQEASSSASPCSYHVFLSFRGEDTRKTFTDHLYTALDQAGFRTFRDDDGIEKGEDIKSELEKAIQESRISIIVFSKNYASSSWCLEELVMILKRRTLGHVVLPVFYDVDPSEVRKQIGSFKEAFTRHEEKLESETGELVKEKLKEKLGTWRAALTEVANVAGMNLQNQVDRHEARFIKKIIKVVGDKLSRTSLHIAPNLVGMHSRVKNIQLWLEDGLSNVGLVSICGMGGIGKTTTATFLYNLNFSRFERSSFIADVRETSQHQDGLLRLQTQFLIDICKTRNVKLNNIAEGTAMIKDAICGKKVFIVLDDVDTRDQLDALLGMRGWFFPGSKIIITTRRERLLRAYEFYKVHRLENLSDEESLELFSWHAFGKGCPNNGYKEVSKRVVSYCGGIPLAIKVLGSSLSGNCLNVWKSQLEKLKALPNSQILEKLRISYDSLQDDHDKLLFLNLACFFVGSDKDSIVTILDGCEFYVVVGIQNLVDRCLISFDKSNTLVMHHLLQQMGREIVRQESPKDPGKRSILWNHKEALNVLRENTGTSEIEGLKLDMCLLKEEAYDCTIFGDNRKRRYEEFLGKPLLSNLGGSLERYCFSIFSSHLEPTVPQNSNLVALEADAFAGMNKLKLLQLNRVHISGPYKKFPKGLRWLCWRGFPLQSIPSDFPLESLVALDMQYSCLKNVWEGTKHIRFLKILNLSHSYSLAKTPDVSELPNLEKMMLKSCTSLVEVHESIGSLERLVLLNLEDCKSLRNLPRSICMLKHLEMLVISGCSNLDGLPTNMGNMESLNVLRADGIALYQSVPTNGWVNAVQSFIWPWRLKPRESPEISWPSLPRSLVKLSLAECNLSDDDFPRDLSNLCSLKELNLSSNQFLSLPDFVRGLAKLEHLAIKYCPRLRKLYDVPQLPDFDFGDNILLEELTFQISHRPTTTCHLDACNHPETLGFFKLESIGNVEAEIINNLGLSNLQSMGNLTVKLMSWFGIQQTVSPPQVCYETHIIYAYIPGNKVPPWFNFKNLGSSIDFTVPSYLNLRIRGLNVCSVYEHSGDPHSGDPIHYNVLCILSDQKHHEPHTIISNRTKGLIWSHCPQVFGTAAEDGEDTMWLSYWKFGNHLESGDEVNISVSGGGFVQVKEIGVHLLYKEEQEEMSSQSAYEDKGSNQVYQFGNIVPGNVSAHQPTSILHQLGNDSRLCEYCENLYPPPWIPVCPNSYDSDLQYCWASALTAGRSFYVSLDPGR; encoded by the exons ATGTCTGCTACGAAATCCCAAGAAGCCTCTTCTTCGGCTTCTCCATGTAGCTACCATGTGTTCTTGAGCTTCAGGGGCGAGGATACTCGCAAAACTTTCACTGATCACCTCTACACAGCTTTGGACCAAGCCGGATTTCGCACCTTCAGAGATGATGATGGcatagaaaaaggagaagatatCAAGTCTGAACTCGAGAAAGCAATTCAAGAGTCCAGGATTTCGATAATAGTCTTCTCGAAGAACTATGCCTCGTCAAGTTGGTGCCTTGAAGAGCTTGTGATGATCCTCAAACGCAGGACTCTTGGACACGTAGTTCTACCAGTCTTCTATGATGTGGATCCGTCTGAAGTGAGGAAGCAAATCGGCAGTTTCAAAGAAGCATTTACGAGGCATGAAGAGAAGCTCGAATCAGAAACAGGCGAACTGGTGAAAGAGAAATTGAAGGAAAAGCTAGGAACATGGAGGGCTGCGCTTACAGAAGTTGCAAATGTGGCCGGgatgaatttacaaaatcaagttgatAG ACATGAGGCAAGATTTatcaagaaaattataaaagttGTTGGAGACAAGCTAAGTCGCACTTCATTGCACATTGCCCCCAACTTGGTTGGAATGCATTCACGAGTCAAAAACATTCAGCTTTGGTTAGAAGATGGGCTAAGTAATGTTGGGTTAGTATCAATttgtggaatgggtggaataggCAAGACAACAACTGCAACATTTCTTTACAATTTGAACTTCTCTAGATTTGAACGTAGCAGTTTTATTGCAGATGTTAGAGAAACTTCACAACACCAAGATGGTTTGCTTCGTTTACAAACACAGTTTCTTATAGACATTTGTAAGACAAGGAATGTGAAACTGAATAATATTGCTGAAGGAACTGCTATGATTAAAGATGCCATATGTGGCAAAAAAGTTTTTATAGTTCTTGATGACGTGGATACACGTGACCAATTAGATGCATTACTTGGAATGCGAGGTTGGTTTTTTCCAGGAAGTAAAATCATCATAACCACCAGGCGTGAGCGGTTGCTAAGGGCTTATGAATTCTATAAGGTGCATAGGCTTGAAAATCTGAGTGACGAGGAATCCTTGGAGCTCTTTAGCTGGCATGCCTTTGGAAAAGGTTGTCCCAACAATGGGTATAAAGAGGTCTCAAAAAGGGTGGTAAGCTACTGTGGAGGGATTCCATTGGCAATTAAAGTTCTAGGTTCTTCTCTATCAGGGAATTGCTTAAACGTATGGAAAAGTCAGTTGGAAAAATTGAAAGCGCTTCCCAACAGTCAAATCCTTGAAAAACTCCGAATAAGCTATGACTCTTTACAAGATGACCACGACAAGCTTCTATTCCTCAATCTTGCTTGCTTTTTCGTCGGAAGCGATAAGGATTCTATAGTTACAATCTTAGACGGATGTGAATTCTACGTAGTGGTTGGGATTCAAAACCTCGTGGACAGATGTCTGATATCGTTTGATAAAAGTAATACACTGGTAATGCATCATTTGCTTCAACAAATGGGAAGAGAAATTGTTCGTCAAGAGTCACCAAAGGATCCAGGCAAACGTAGCATCCTCTGGAATCATAAGGAAGCATTGAATGTTTTGAGAGAAAACACT GGCACAAGCGAAATAGAAGGCCTCAAACTCGATATGTGTCTATTGAAAGAGGAAGCATATGATTGTACGATTTTTGGCGACAATAGAAAACGTCGCTATGAAGAGTTCCTTGGGAAGCCCTTATTGTCAAATTTGGGAGGTTCGCTTGAAAGATATTGTTTTAGTATCTTCTCCTCTCACCTCGAACCCACtgttccacaaaattcaaatctagTGGCTTTGGAAGCTGATGCATTTGCAGGGATGAACAAACTTAAACTTTTGCAGCTCAATCGTGTACATATTAgtgggccctataaaaaatttCCCAAAGGATTAAGATGGTTGTGCTGGCGTGGATTCCCACTTCAGTCCATACCTAGTGATTTCCCTTTGGAGAGCCTGGTTGCTCTTGACATGCAATATAGCTGCTTAAAAAATGTATGGGAAGGAACCAAG CATATACGATTTTTAAAAATCCTCAATCTAAGTCATTCGTATAGCCTTGCCAAAACTCCCGACGTTTCAGAACTCCCCAATCTTGAGAAAATGATGCTTAAAAGTTGTACAAGTTTGGTTGAAGTTCATGAATCCATTGGAAGCCTTGAGAGActtgttttgttaaatttggAAGACTGCAAAAGTTTGAGGAATCTTCCTAGAAGCATTTGTATGCTAAAACATTTGGAAATGCTTGTCATCTCCGGTTGCTCAAATCTCGACGGATTGCCAACAAACATGGGAAATATGGAGTCTCTAAATGTGCTTAGGGCAGATGGAATTGCTTTATATCAATCTGTCCCTACCAATGGCTGGGTGAACGCAGTGCAATCTTTCATCTGGCCTTGGCGGTTGAAGCCAAGAGAAAGTCCGGAGATTTCATGGCCTTCTTTACCACGGTCATTGGTAAAATTAAGTCTTGCGGAATGTAATCTTTCGGATGATGATTTTCCGAGAGACCTTAGCAACCTATGCTCACTGAAGGAACTAAATCTGTCATCTAATCAATTTCTTAGCCTCCCAGATTTCGTTAGAGGTCTTGCTAAGCTTGAGCACTTGGCAATAAAATATTGCCCAAGGCTCCGCAAACTTTATGACGTCCCCCAACTAcctgattttgattttggagatAATATATTGCTGGAGGAACTAACATTTCAAATATCGCACCGTCCAACAACCACTTGTCATTTGGACGCATGCAACCATCCAGAGACTCTGGGCTTTTTCAAATTAGAATCCATAGGAAACGTTGAAGCTGAGATCATTAACAATCTGGGCTTGTCGAACTTGCAATCCATGGGAAACCTAACTGTAAAGCTAATGTCATGGTTTGGCATACAACAAACAGTGTCTCCCCCCcag GTATGTTATGAAACACATATAATTTATGCTTATATTCCTGGTAACAAGGTGCCACCCTGGTTCAATTTTAAGAATCTAGGATCTTCAATTGATTTTACTGTGCCTTCATATCTTAATTTGAGGATACGAGGCTTGAACGTGTGTTCAGTTTATGAGCACTCTGGTGATCCGCACTCTGGTGATCCAATACACTATAATGTACTTTGTATATTGAGTGACCAAAAACATCATGAACCACATACTATCATAAGTAATAGGACAAAGGGCTTGATTTGGAGCCATTGCCCACAAGTCTTTGGAACTGCTGCAGAAGATGGTGAAGATACGATGTGGTTAAGTTATTGGAAGTTTGGAAATCATTTGGAAAGCGGCGATGAAGTCAATATTTCAGTGTCTGGAGGTGGATTTGTGCAAGTAAAGGAGATTGGAGTCCACCTTTTGTACAAGGAGGAACAAGAAGAGATGAGCTCCCAATCAGCCTATGAAGATAAAGGATCCAATCAAGTCTATCAATTTGGTAATATTGTTCCAGGAAATGTTTCTGCACATCAGCCGACCTCAATATTGCACCAACTCGGCAATGATTCTCGTCTTTGCGAGTATTGTGAGAATCTGTACCCTCCACCTTGGATCCCTGTCTGTCCTAATTCTTATGATTCTGATTTGCAATATTGTTGGGCTTCAGCACTTACGGCGGGGAGGTCATTTTATGTTTCTCTAGACCCTGGGCGTTGA
- the LOC131327829 gene encoding disease resistance protein LAZ5-like: MCLFKEEGYTCTVFGDNRKRRYEEYLGKPLLSNLGGSLKRYGFSIFSSNLKPTNSENSNRVALEADAFARMNKLKVLQLNGVHISGSYKKFPKGLRWLCWRGFPLESISGDFPLESLVALDMQYSQLKNVWEGTKFLWLLKILNLSHSYNLAKTLNFLELPNLERLALKNCTSLVEVHESIGHLERLVFLNLEDCKNLRNLPRSICMLKHLETLVISGCSNLDRLPTNMGNMESLTMLKVDGIALNQSLPTNGQVNAVQSFIWSWWLDPRKSPEISRLSLPWSLVELSLANCNLSEGDFPGDLRNLFSLTKLDLSFNCFRRLPDFIKGLPNLECLYINHCQRLRKLDGVLQICYLRCGANRLLGEVTFQILHRPTTTCHADTCIHPETLSSFKLESIENVEAEIVNNLGLSNLQSMRNVTVKLTSSWFGVQQMGFPLQVCYEPYMIYAYISGSKVPPCFSFKNLGFSIDFIVPSYLNLRIRGLNVCSIFEHSNPQEYEPHTVISNRTKGLVWCHRPYVFGIAEDGEDMMWLSYWKFGNHLEGGDEVNILVSGGKLKEVGVRFICKQEQEEMSSQSAFEDKIPGNIVPGNVSSHQPSTKLYQLGRHHGCKYCEHLYPPPWIPAPYDYDYTVESLASRLTMAKPFYVSQDHGR, from the exons ATGTGTCTTTTCAAAGAGGAAGGATATACGTGTACGGTTTTTGGTGATAATAGAAAACGTCGCTATGAAGAGTACCTTGGGAAGCCCTTATTGTCAAATTTGGGTGGTTCCCTTAAAAGATATGGTTTCAGTATCTTCTCCTCTAACCTCAAGCccacaaattcagaaaattCAAATCGAGTGGCTTTGGAAGCTGATGCATTTGCAAGGATGAACAAGCTAAAAGTTCTGCAGCTCAATGGTGTACATATTAGTGGGTCCTATAAAAAGTTTCCCAAAGGATTAAGATGGTTGTGCTGGCGGGGATTCCCACTTGAGTCCATATCTGGTGATTTCCCTTTGGAGAGCTTGGTTGCTCTTGACATGCAATATAGCCAGTTAAAAAATGTATGGGAAGGAACCAAG TTTCTGTGGTTGTTAAAAATCCTCAATCTAAGTCATTCATATAACCTTGCGAAAACTCTCAACTTTTTAGAACTCCCCAATCTTGAGAGGCTGGCGCTTAAAAATTGTACAAGTTTGGTTGAGGTTCATGAATCCATTGGACACCTTGAAAGACTtgttttcttaaatttggaAGACTGCAAAAATTTGAGGAATCTTCCGAGAAGCATTTGTATGCTAAAACATTTGGAAACACTTGTCATCTCCGGTTGCTCAAATCTCGACAGATTGCCGACAAACATGGGGAATATGGAGTCTCTAACTATGCTCAAGGTAGATGGAATTGCTTTGAATCAATCTCTCCCTACCAATGGGCAGGTGAACGCAGTGCAATCTTTCATCTGGTCTTGGTGGTTGGATCCAAGAAAAAGTCCGGAGATTTCACGGCTTTCTTTACCATGGTCCTTGGTAGAATTAAGTCTGGCGAACTGTAATCTTTCAGAGGGTGATTTCCCTGGAGACCTTAGAAACCTATTCTCACTGACGAAACTAGATCTATCGTTTAATTGCTTTCGTCGCCTCCCTGATTTCATCAAAGGTCTTCCGAACCTCGAGTGCTTATATATAAATCATTGCCAAAGGCTGCGCAAACTTGATGGGGTCCTGCAAATATGTTATTTGCGTTGTGGAGCTAATAGATTGCTGGGGGAAGTAACATTTCAAATCTTGCACCGTCCAACAACCACTTGTCATGCGGACACATGCATCCATCCGGAGACTTTGAGCTCATTCAAATTAGAATCCATAGAAAACGTTGAAGCTGAGATTGTTAACAATTTGGGCTTGTCGAACTTGCAATCCATGAGAAACGTAACTGTAAAGCTAACATCATCATGGTTTGGCGTGCAACAAATGGGGTTTCCCCTCcag GTATGTTATGAGCCATATATGATCTACGCTTATATTTCTGGTAGCAAAGTTCCACCCTGCTTCAGTTTTAAGAATCTAGGATTCTCAATTGATTTTATTGTGCCTTCATATCTTAATTTGAGGATCCGAGGCTTGAATGTGTGTTCAATTTTTGAGCACTCTAATCCACAAGAATATGAACCACATACTGTCATAAGTAATAGGACGAAGGGCTTGGTTTGGTGCCATCGCCCATATGTCTTTGGAATTGCAGAAGATGGTGAAGATATGATGTGGTTAAGTTATTGGAAGTTTGGAAATCATTTGGAAGGCGGAGATGAAGTCAATATTTTAGTGTCCGGAGGTAAATTAAAGGAGGTTGGAGTCCGCTTTATATGCAAGCAGGAACAAGAAGAGATGAGCTCCCAATCAGCCTTTGAAGATAAAATACCAGGAAATATCGTTCCAGGAAATGTTTCTTCACATCAGCCGAGCACAAAATTGTACCAACTCGGCCGTCATCACGGTTGCAAGTATTGTGAGCATCTGTACCCTCCGCCTTGGATCCCTGCTCCTTACGATTATGATTATACTGTGGAAAGTCTGGCTTCAAGACTTACGATGGCAAAACCATTTTATGTTTCTCAAGACCATGGGCGTTGA